One Gimesia aquarii DNA segment encodes these proteins:
- a CDS encoding trypsin-like peptidase domain-containing protein gives MELGHTRVIARHLDELSHRMIKCFYKFTLCTALLLTGLGAFCEHSAASDIRKTPLVRAIERAKTSVVNIHSEKTARTDDSLFGSGKSRKVNGMGTGIVVDPRGYIVTNHHVVDGVDSLRVTMIDGGTFNARVISSNQSEDLAIIKINPTKKLTVMPPGTSSDLMLGETVIAVGNAFGYEHTVTSGIISSLSRDVEVNEKQSYKNLIQTDASINPGNSGGPLLNLDGEVVGINVAIRAGAQRIGFAIPIDDARKIIANLISTELIDHTYHGIQAKDVKQGDKQMLVLKQPLKNSPAEKSGLQKDDIVMKAGSVNVVDRADLERALMGHKVGDTIDLLIRRKEKTQTVQITLVDVGNVVRTTPVSAPIVRAQNTEVSTDPTINKTWELLGIRISKVPETQKHLLNPRYEGGMLIEEVRPKSPAAINGMRRGDILVGLHIWETVNLSNVSYVLSNSKLASFSPLKFYILRKNETLYGHLPLNLTSSH, from the coding sequence ATGGAACTAGGACACACGCGAGTAATCGCCCGCCACCTCGATGAACTGAGCCACCGAATGATTAAGTGTTTTTATAAATTTACACTATGCACCGCTCTCCTTCTCACTGGATTAGGTGCGTTTTGTGAACATAGTGCCGCTTCCGATATCAGAAAAACTCCACTGGTACGCGCTATCGAACGTGCTAAAACCTCTGTGGTGAACATCCACAGCGAAAAAACAGCTCGTACCGATGACTCGCTCTTCGGCTCTGGAAAAAGCCGAAAAGTCAATGGAATGGGAACGGGAATTGTCGTCGACCCCAGAGGCTATATTGTCACGAATCATCACGTTGTGGATGGTGTCGATTCGTTACGTGTGACAATGATAGATGGCGGCACGTTTAACGCCCGAGTCATTTCTTCAAACCAAAGCGAAGATCTTGCGATCATCAAGATCAATCCCACGAAAAAATTGACTGTAATGCCACCAGGAACTTCCTCAGATCTGATGTTGGGAGAAACCGTCATTGCTGTCGGGAATGCTTTTGGCTACGAACATACCGTCACTTCCGGAATCATCAGTTCGCTCTCGCGTGATGTTGAAGTGAATGAAAAACAATCATACAAAAATCTGATCCAGACCGATGCCAGTATCAACCCGGGAAACAGTGGTGGACCGCTCCTGAATCTTGATGGTGAGGTCGTCGGCATCAATGTCGCCATTCGCGCTGGTGCACAACGAATCGGTTTCGCGATTCCCATCGATGATGCTCGAAAAATTATTGCCAACCTGATTAGTACCGAATTGATCGACCACACTTATCACGGAATTCAAGCCAAAGATGTTAAGCAGGGTGACAAGCAGATGCTTGTACTCAAGCAACCGCTGAAAAACAGTCCTGCTGAAAAATCAGGTTTGCAAAAAGATGACATCGTCATGAAAGCAGGCTCTGTAAACGTGGTCGACCGTGCCGATCTGGAACGGGCTTTAATGGGCCACAAAGTGGGTGACACCATCGACCTGTTGATTCGACGTAAAGAAAAAACTCAAACCGTTCAAATCACTCTGGTAGACGTTGGAAATGTTGTTCGTACGACTCCCGTAAGTGCTCCCATTGTTCGCGCTCAAAATACAGAAGTTTCGACTGACCCTACCATCAACAAAACATGGGAACTGCTTGGCATTCGAATCTCTAAAGTCCCTGAAACACAAAAACATCTGCTAAATCCTCGCTACGAAGGGGGGATGTTGATCGAAGAAGTTCGTCCTAAAAGTCCTGCCGCTATCAACGGCATGCGAAGAGGCGACATTCTCGTTGGACTGCACATCTGGGAGACCGTCAATCTGAGTAATGTTTCCTACGTACTAAGCAACTCAAAGCTAGCCAGCTTTAGTCCGCTTAAGTTTTACATTCTCCGGAAAAATGAAACATTGTACGGTCATTTACCACTGAATCTCACTAGTTCCCACTAA
- a CDS encoding tetratricopeptide repeat protein, which produces MLRKRELYAALLIVLTVVILDFEVVYGLEEPKIFSKTKIVTSKGAEIKTGTGTIHQVSPGEVLVVTQSNKEWLWIPLLGGWIKETDVKAPDVLIQLLDQSIQAAPTADRYQLRGIAYQALQQYEKALADFNASLSLESDNAHLYVNRGNIWRLQNKPAEALQDLNRAIKLEPSRANAFHIRGLVYFYNQEIKKAIQDFSAAIRIRPQMISALNARGIAYRELNQLDSALQDFNQAIKANSFVSEVFSNRASVWEQKKQFESAIKDYKRAIELNPSSAIAHNDLAWLYVTCDDSRFRDSTAAVLHSQKACELTEFGDANLLDTLATAYLENQQTDKAVEFLKKAIEKAPDDQKNIIKKKLEKIKKD; this is translated from the coding sequence ATGTTAAGAAAACGAGAACTCTATGCGGCGCTATTGATAGTTTTGACGGTCGTAATTCTTGATTTTGAGGTCGTTTATGGATTGGAAGAACCAAAAATCTTTTCCAAAACCAAAATTGTGACTTCAAAAGGGGCGGAAATCAAAACTGGTACTGGCACTATTCATCAGGTTAGTCCTGGTGAAGTGCTCGTTGTTACACAAAGCAATAAAGAATGGCTGTGGATTCCACTTCTCGGGGGATGGATCAAAGAGACTGATGTCAAAGCCCCTGATGTGCTGATTCAACTTCTCGATCAATCGATTCAGGCGGCACCTACTGCAGATCGCTATCAACTGAGAGGAATCGCCTACCAGGCGCTTCAGCAATATGAAAAGGCTTTGGCAGACTTCAATGCTTCCCTCTCTTTGGAATCTGACAACGCGCATCTCTATGTTAATCGGGGAAATATCTGGCGTTTACAAAATAAGCCTGCGGAAGCACTGCAAGACCTCAATCGTGCTATCAAACTCGAACCATCCCGCGCGAACGCGTTTCATATTCGTGGACTGGTTTACTTTTACAACCAGGAAATCAAGAAAGCGATCCAGGACTTTAGTGCAGCAATTCGCATTCGACCTCAAATGATTTCTGCTTTGAATGCCAGGGGAATTGCCTACCGGGAGTTGAACCAACTGGATTCTGCACTACAGGATTTCAATCAGGCTATCAAAGCCAATAGCTTCGTATCCGAAGTATTCAGCAATCGTGCATCAGTTTGGGAGCAAAAAAAACAGTTTGAATCTGCGATCAAAGACTATAAAAGGGCGATCGAGCTTAATCCCTCGTCGGCAATCGCTCACAATGACCTCGCCTGGCTTTACGTCACTTGTGATGACTCTCGATTTCGTGACTCAACAGCAGCTGTGCTCCATTCCCAAAAAGCATGTGAATTGACAGAATTTGGAGACGCCAACCTGCTCGATACTTTAGCGACAGCTTATCTTGAAAATCAACAAACTGACAAAGCAGTGGAATTCCTCAAAAAAGCGATTGAAAAGGCTCCTGACGATCAAAAAAATATAATAAAAAAGAAGCTCGAGAAAATCAAAAAAGATTAA
- the thiL gene encoding thiamine-phosphate kinase, with product MTPPFHEFDLIQWIREQCPDSQTDLLGIGDDTAILQPLKDRELLLATDMLMEGTHFTLPPATPELAGRKALAVNLSDLAAMGGKPHSALVSLALPQSKGPEFAKAVMQGMIDLAQEFQVQLIGGDTNSWQGPLVINVAIIGTALQAQSVTRSGSTPGDWIFVTGKLGGSIHSHHLTFTPRVDEANRLSQSVTIKSMIDISDGLASDLFHILDESKVGAQINAAEIPISNRVTLDHPQTSRLQHALSDGEDFELLFTVSPEDGKRLVSQNPLQIKLTHIGEITQEQGAVLHHADGSRTSLKRTGWEHSLSGQKRND from the coding sequence ATGACTCCTCCATTTCACGAATTTGACCTGATTCAATGGATTCGTGAGCAGTGCCCCGATTCACAAACGGATCTTCTGGGCATTGGTGATGACACCGCGATCCTTCAACCACTCAAAGATCGCGAGCTACTACTGGCAACAGACATGCTGATGGAAGGGACTCACTTCACGCTTCCACCCGCTACTCCTGAACTGGCAGGTCGTAAAGCGTTAGCCGTGAATCTGAGCGATCTCGCAGCGATGGGGGGTAAACCACATTCGGCACTTGTCAGTCTGGCGTTACCCCAATCAAAAGGACCAGAATTCGCTAAGGCCGTGATGCAGGGGATGATTGATCTGGCACAAGAGTTTCAAGTACAGCTCATTGGTGGTGATACAAACAGCTGGCAGGGACCGCTCGTTATTAATGTCGCAATTATTGGAACCGCGCTACAAGCACAATCAGTAACACGTTCAGGGAGTACTCCCGGCGATTGGATTTTTGTAACCGGCAAGTTAGGTGGCAGCATCCATTCGCATCATCTCACATTTACCCCCAGAGTGGATGAGGCAAACCGGCTCAGTCAATCCGTGACCATCAAATCGATGATTGATATTAGCGATGGCCTGGCCTCTGATCTGTTCCATATTCTGGACGAATCTAAAGTTGGTGCCCAAATTAATGCAGCAGAGATTCCCATTAGCAACAGAGTTACCCTGGATCATCCACAGACCTCTCGGTTGCAACATGCTTTGTCGGATGGAGAAGATTTTGAGCTACTGTTTACCGTTTCGCCGGAAGACGGAAAACGACTTGTAAGTCAAAATCCGTTACAAATTAAGCTGACACATATCGGTGAAATTACTCAAGAGCAGGGCGCCGTTCTCCATCACGCAGATGGTTCTCGAACTTCGCTCAAACGGACTGGCTGGGAACATTCGCTATCAGGTCAAAAGCGAAATGATTAA
- a CDS encoding acyl-CoA dehydrogenase family protein — MSDDYLNQIKPERFAAEFDALLKTVSDYAHRPETEHLWPDESWEVLKQAGVLGWNIPLQFGGADFSAIEMTYGYASLAEACLTTTFVLTQFNAACQRINWSEDHDVKARVFNELATGAKFATVGISHLTTSRQHLSKPTVVAKQTATGWLLDGFVPWVTGAVHADYIVTGGVCEDGTQILGLVSTGLQGVEVQPAIEMLSMTGSQTGPVKLNEVEIPAEHLIAGPVENVMKRPDGQGGAGSLTTSALALGVARRTIIKLKAEADKRPDLEEIYQPFNAECEVIFTDMFGALNSGTLNGSISEKIRERSNSLVLRASQALLAAVKGAGFVKGHPAERAIREAMFFLVWSCPQPVVHANMKEFACVLD, encoded by the coding sequence ATGTCGGACGATTACTTAAATCAAATCAAGCCAGAACGATTTGCTGCAGAATTCGATGCTTTGTTAAAGACGGTTTCAGATTACGCGCACCGTCCCGAGACAGAGCATCTCTGGCCCGACGAATCGTGGGAAGTACTCAAGCAAGCGGGCGTCCTGGGTTGGAATATCCCGCTTCAATTTGGTGGAGCCGATTTCAGTGCAATCGAGATGACATACGGCTATGCGAGTTTGGCAGAGGCCTGTTTAACGACAACGTTTGTTTTAACTCAGTTTAATGCGGCTTGCCAACGGATCAACTGGTCTGAAGATCATGATGTCAAAGCCAGAGTGTTCAATGAATTGGCAACCGGGGCGAAATTTGCCACGGTGGGAATTTCCCATCTCACTACTTCCAGACAACACTTGAGTAAACCAACAGTGGTTGCAAAACAGACAGCAACGGGGTGGTTGTTGGATGGCTTTGTCCCCTGGGTCACGGGAGCCGTCCATGCCGACTACATTGTGACCGGTGGCGTCTGTGAGGATGGGACCCAAATCCTCGGACTGGTTAGTACGGGATTGCAAGGTGTGGAAGTTCAGCCCGCGATTGAAATGTTATCGATGACAGGGTCACAAACAGGTCCCGTTAAACTCAATGAAGTGGAGATTCCTGCAGAACATCTGATTGCCGGCCCGGTAGAAAATGTCATGAAGCGTCCCGATGGTCAGGGAGGCGCCGGTTCTTTGACGACTTCAGCATTAGCTTTGGGCGTCGCCAGGCGAACAATTATAAAATTAAAAGCAGAAGCCGACAAACGCCCTGATCTGGAAGAAATCTATCAGCCATTCAATGCCGAGTGTGAAGTAATCTTTACCGATATGTTTGGTGCTTTAAATTCGGGAACACTGAACGGTTCAATTTCTGAAAAGATACGCGAGCGATCCAACTCCTTGGTACTTCGCGCCTCCCAGGCGTTACTGGCGGCTGTGAAAGGTGCGGGTTTTGTCAAAGGCCATCCGGCAGAAAGAGCAATCCGTGAAGCGATGTTCTTCCTCGTCTGGTCCTGTCCGCAACCCGTCGTGCATGCCAACATGAAAGAATTTGCCTGTGTGCTTGACTGA
- a CDS encoding Na/Pi cotransporter family protein, translating into MSTTLIGGLGIFLLGMKYMSQGLQSIAGASLRRLIGAVTNNRLLATIVGFLVTVLVQSSSVTTVMTVGFVNSGLMSLTQAIGVIMGANVGTTVTGWILVLKIGKYGLPMLGVAAFVYLFTKHEKVRYTALAVMGVGMVFFGLQLMKEACKFLKDMPEFQDWFLHFTANTYVGLYQCMLVGCILTILVQSSSATLGITISLAATGLIPFETAAALVLGENIGTTVTALLASLGTTTNARRAAYFHVLFNISGVIWISTIFFWYVKFIPWLIDADVTKAVMVNGQASYPGSVKAIAATHSVFNILNTLVFLPFAGKIAKLLTRIVKDQPEEISHLTSLDIRILETPVLAIEQSRGEVIKMGEICDEMAQILNRILSREKPDPEEVEKLFQDEKELDRMQDEITHYITHLLSMDLPQEIISNGRCQLRMADEYESISDYLERIAKFRLKLNKQGRVFDQAHNDSLLDLLNMVEKQLTHVTKAYIEDNADVVAATVQSGEEIKRKVKTLQREHLDYLSAEKVDPYINVSYTSTLNALRRVRDHVVNLAEAMAGEK; encoded by the coding sequence ATGTCGACCACCCTCATTGGAGGTTTGGGAATTTTTCTCCTCGGGATGAAATACATGTCCCAGGGGCTGCAGTCCATTGCAGGAGCCAGTCTGAGAAGACTGATTGGCGCGGTGACCAATAACCGTCTTCTGGCCACCATTGTCGGATTTCTGGTGACGGTTCTGGTGCAGTCCAGTTCAGTCACGACGGTGATGACTGTCGGCTTTGTGAACAGCGGGCTGATGTCGTTGACGCAGGCGATCGGAGTGATCATGGGCGCCAATGTCGGGACGACTGTGACAGGCTGGATTCTGGTTCTGAAAATTGGCAAATACGGTCTCCCGATGCTGGGTGTCGCCGCATTTGTGTATCTCTTTACCAAACACGAAAAAGTGCGCTATACGGCTCTGGCAGTGATGGGCGTTGGGATGGTTTTCTTTGGTTTACAACTGATGAAAGAAGCCTGCAAATTCTTAAAAGACATGCCCGAATTTCAAGACTGGTTTCTTCACTTTACGGCGAATACCTATGTGGGGCTTTATCAGTGTATGCTGGTTGGCTGTATTTTGACGATTCTGGTGCAGTCCTCATCCGCCACGCTGGGCATTACGATTTCACTCGCGGCGACAGGCCTCATTCCTTTTGAAACGGCAGCTGCGCTGGTGCTGGGAGAAAACATTGGCACCACAGTCACCGCATTACTCGCCTCATTGGGTACGACCACAAATGCTCGCCGTGCCGCCTATTTTCATGTCCTGTTCAATATCAGCGGGGTGATTTGGATTTCGACAATCTTTTTCTGGTATGTCAAATTTATTCCCTGGCTGATTGATGCAGATGTTACAAAGGCCGTCATGGTCAATGGTCAGGCGAGTTATCCCGGTAGTGTCAAGGCGATTGCCGCCACTCATTCGGTATTTAATATTTTGAATACACTCGTATTTCTCCCCTTTGCGGGAAAGATCGCAAAGCTACTGACGCGCATTGTTAAAGATCAGCCTGAGGAAATTTCACACCTGACCAGCCTTGATATTCGCATTCTTGAAACCCCGGTTCTGGCCATTGAGCAGTCTCGTGGCGAAGTGATTAAAATGGGTGAAATCTGTGACGAAATGGCTCAAATTCTTAACCGGATTCTCTCACGAGAAAAGCCAGATCCGGAAGAAGTTGAGAAGCTCTTTCAAGATGAAAAAGAGCTGGACCGCATGCAGGATGAAATCACGCATTATATTACCCATCTCTTGTCGATGGATCTGCCACAGGAGATCATTTCAAATGGGCGCTGTCAGTTAAGAATGGCAGATGAGTATGAATCGATCAGCGATTACCTGGAGCGTATCGCGAAATTCAGGCTGAAACTGAATAAGCAGGGTAGGGTATTTGACCAGGCGCATAACGATTCGCTGCTCGATTTGCTCAACATGGTCGAGAAACAGCTGACGCATGTCACGAAGGCATACATCGAAGACAATGCTGATGTCGTGGCAGCGACTGTTCAATCCGGCGAAGAAATTAAACGCAAAGTCAAAACGTTGCAGCGAGAACATCTAGATTATTTGTCGGCGGAAAAAGTCGACCCCTACATCAATGTCTCTTACACATCAACTCTGAATGCATTGCGACGTGTGCGAGACCATGTTGTGAATCTGGCTGAAGCGATGGCTGGGGAAAAATAG